GATAAAAGTCCGGTTTCAAGATGAGACACAATTTCGGGAATACCACCGGCTTGTGTTGCTACCACTGCAACTTTACATGCATAAGCATCTAAAATGGAAGAGCC
The sequence above is a segment of the Bacteroidota bacterium genome. Coding sequences within it:
- a CDS encoding glycosyltransferase, coding for MLDAYACKVAVVATQAGGIPEIVSHLETGLLSPIQQATQLAANIEYLLAPF